Proteins from a single region of Pseudomonadota bacterium:
- the htpG gene encoding molecular chaperone HtpG, with amino-acid sequence MGETPVEETPRSDAVQAESAPAESAKSETAKSETHEFQAEVSKLLDLMINSLYKDKDIFLRELIANASDACDKLRYAAITEPALLADDSDLKVTLSVDTEARTLTIQDNGIGMNHDDLVQNLGTIARSGTEAFLKQIKESDEEAAADTNLIGQFGVGFYSSFMVAGKVDVFTRRAGEDTGWHWESKGRGKFSILRDDSAARGARIVLHLRKAEADFLDPLRIRHIVSTYSDHIALPIQLLGDSGAAETLNEGSALWTRSASDISEDQHKEFYRHVAHLPGDPWMTVHMHAEGRFEYTALLYVPDMRPFDLFDPARAHRVRLYVKRVFITEECDGLVPGYLRFMRGIVDCNDLPLNVSRETLQHNPLLAKISSGLVKRILSELEKKSKKEPENYADFWENFGAVLKEGIYEASDSRDKLMKLARFRSLTCGEKWISLDDYVAAMADGQEAIYYLSGSADAGLERSPQLEGFKARGIDVLFMTDPVDQFWLPTAADFNGKAFRSITQGSADLDKFETVKKSTGEDAAAADEEKASDGDMDKLIALVKLTLGEEVKDVRTSSRLTDSPVCLVADDGDVDMHFERLLRQHQQPVTGQKRVLEINPGHSLTRALAALVTREGASDALEDAAHLLLDQARILEGEPLPDPASFSRRLAGILTKTLSA; translated from the coding sequence ATGGGCGAAACCCCGGTAGAAGAAACACCCCGAAGCGATGCGGTCCAGGCCGAGTCGGCCCCCGCTGAATCCGCCAAATCTGAGACCGCCAAATCAGAAACCCATGAGTTCCAGGCAGAGGTCAGCAAGCTGCTCGATCTCATGATCAACTCGCTCTACAAGGATAAGGATATTTTCCTGCGTGAGTTGATCGCCAACGCCTCGGACGCCTGCGACAAGCTGCGGTATGCCGCTATCACTGAACCCGCTCTGCTGGCCGACGATTCGGATCTCAAAGTCACGCTATCGGTCGACACAGAGGCGCGCACGCTGACCATTCAAGACAACGGCATCGGCATGAACCATGACGATCTGGTGCAGAATCTTGGCACTATCGCACGCTCTGGGACCGAAGCTTTTCTAAAGCAGATAAAGGAGAGCGACGAAGAAGCGGCGGCTGATACAAATCTGATCGGCCAATTCGGGGTCGGTTTCTATTCCTCGTTCATGGTCGCCGGCAAGGTCGACGTGTTCACACGGCGCGCCGGAGAAGATACCGGATGGCATTGGGAATCGAAGGGCCGCGGCAAATTCTCAATCTTGCGTGACGATAGCGCGGCGCGCGGCGCCCGCATCGTGCTACATTTGCGCAAGGCCGAAGCGGATTTCCTCGATCCTCTTCGCATCCGTCATATTGTCTCTACCTATTCCGACCATATCGCCCTTCCCATCCAACTGCTCGGCGATAGCGGCGCGGCGGAGACGCTCAACGAGGGCTCGGCGCTCTGGACACGTTCGGCGAGCGACATCAGCGAGGATCAGCACAAGGAATTCTATCGCCACGTCGCGCATCTGCCCGGCGATCCCTGGATGACAGTGCACATGCATGCGGAAGGGCGCTTCGAATATACCGCGCTCCTCTACGTGCCTGACATGCGGCCCTTTGATCTGTTTGACCCGGCGCGCGCGCATCGCGTGCGGCTCTATGTAAAGCGCGTCTTCATCACCGAGGAATGCGATGGCCTGGTGCCGGGCTATTTGCGCTTTATGCGCGGTATCGTCGATTGCAACGATCTGCCGCTCAATGTCAGCCGTGAGACGCTGCAACACAATCCGTTGCTCGCCAAAATCAGTTCCGGCCTAGTCAAGCGCATCCTGTCCGAATTGGAGAAAAAATCCAAGAAGGAGCCCGAAAATTATGCCGATTTTTGGGAGAATTTCGGCGCCGTCTTGAAGGAAGGCATCTATGAGGCGTCGGACAGCCGCGACAAACTCATGAAACTGGCGCGTTTCCGCTCGCTCACATGCGGCGAAAAATGGATATCGCTCGATGACTATGTCGCCGCCATGGCTGACGGCCAGGAGGCAATCTACTATCTAAGCGGCAGCGCCGATGCCGGGCTCGAAAGGAGCCCGCAATTGGAAGGCTTCAAGGCACGAGGTATCGATGTGTTGTTCATGACCGACCCGGTCGATCAATTCTGGCTGCCGACCGCGGCTGATTTCAACGGCAAAGCGTTCCGCTCGATCACCCAAGGCTCGGCCGATCTCGATAAGTTCGAAACCGTCAAAAAAAGCACTGGCGAGGACGCCGCCGCAGCCGACGAAGAGAAGGCCAGCGACGGCGACATGGACAAGCTTATCGCCTTGGTTAAGCTCACGCTTGGCGAGGAGGTCAAGGACGTGCGCACGTCATCGCGCCTCACCGACAGCCCGGTTTGCCTAGTCGCGGATGACGGCGATGTGGATATGCATTTCGAGCGTCTGCTGCGCCAGCATCAGCAGCCGGTCACGGGCCAAAAGCGTGTGCTCGAAATAAACCCTGGCCATTCTCTGACTCGGGCGCTGGCCGCTCTGGTAACCCGAGAGGGGGCTTCAGACGCGCTTGAGGATGCAGCCCATCTGTTGTTGGACCAGGCGCGTATTCTTGAGGGCGAACCACTGCCCGATCCGGCCTCGTTCAGCCGCCGGTTGGCCGGGATTTTAACCAAGACGTTGAGCGCCTAG